In Paenarthrobacter sp. GOM3, a single window of DNA contains:
- a CDS encoding HAD hydrolase-like protein, translating to MPVIFDLDGTLVDPAGGITGGISAALREMDLPVPEQAILNSMVGPKLSDSLLHLANVPTDLVDQVIDRYRRHYKESGIAQSKLYPGIYDLLQYFAESGRPVAVATQKPQSIARLVLEHHGIADFFVSIRGAADDESLGANTASGKVEIVGAALADLHSQPAVMVGDRHQDVAGAMANGLDCIGVGWGFAPDGELEQAGAVTVVATALELKSTIEELDAVRTAALSEVQNDGSL from the coding sequence GTGCCCGTAATATTCGATCTGGACGGCACCCTTGTCGATCCTGCCGGCGGTATAACTGGGGGAATCTCGGCTGCCCTCAGGGAAATGGACCTTCCCGTACCGGAGCAGGCCATCCTGAATTCCATGGTGGGACCCAAGCTCAGTGATTCGCTCCTGCATTTGGCGAATGTCCCCACCGATTTGGTGGACCAGGTTATTGATCGCTATCGGCGCCACTACAAAGAATCCGGTATCGCCCAGAGCAAGCTTTACCCGGGTATTTACGATCTTCTTCAGTACTTTGCTGAGTCCGGCCGTCCGGTGGCAGTAGCTACCCAAAAACCACAGTCCATTGCCCGCCTTGTCCTTGAGCATCACGGCATTGCCGACTTCTTCGTCTCCATACGGGGCGCCGCCGACGACGAGTCACTGGGCGCCAACACGGCCTCCGGCAAAGTGGAAATCGTGGGCGCAGCCCTGGCCGACCTGCACTCGCAACCCGCAGTCATGGTGGGGGACAGGCACCAGGACGTAGCTGGTGCGATGGCCAACGGACTGGACTGCATCGGCGTCGGCTGGGGTTTTGCACCCGATGGCGAACTCGAGCAGGCCGGTGCAGTGACCGTGGTAGCAACCGCGCTTGAACTGAAAAGCACAATTGAAGAACTTGACGCTGTCCGCACGGCAGCCCTGAGCGAGGTACAAAACGATGGCAGTCTTTGA
- a CDS encoding lysophospholipid acyltransferase family protein, translated as MAVFDAIRWTTRGLISSTCRPTVIGLENVPTDGPFIVAPNHLSFLDSVIVQALMPRPVAFFAKAEYFTTKGVKGAVMKSFFEAVGSIPVERGEQAASVQALKTLLDILESGKGIGIYPEGTRSRDGILYRGRTGVGWLALTTGAPVIPVGLIGTEKLQPADKNAVRPQHFTMKVGEPLYFEKTGPDHSLPARREVTDKIMDAIALLSGQERSTSYNQSKSVD; from the coding sequence ATGGCAGTCTTTGATGCGATCCGGTGGACTACCCGCGGGCTCATTTCCTCCACGTGCCGCCCTACGGTCATTGGGCTGGAAAACGTACCCACTGACGGTCCGTTCATTGTTGCCCCCAATCATCTTTCCTTCCTGGACAGCGTGATCGTGCAGGCATTGATGCCCCGTCCGGTCGCGTTCTTTGCCAAAGCGGAATATTTCACCACCAAGGGCGTCAAGGGCGCCGTGATGAAATCCTTCTTTGAGGCTGTTGGTTCCATCCCCGTGGAGCGGGGCGAGCAGGCTGCAAGCGTCCAGGCGCTGAAGACCCTGCTGGATATCCTGGAGTCTGGCAAGGGCATCGGCATCTACCCCGAGGGCACAAGGTCCCGTGATGGAATCCTCTACCGTGGTCGCACAGGCGTGGGCTGGCTTGCGCTGACTACCGGCGCCCCAGTCATCCCAGTGGGACTGATCGGCACCGAGAAGCTGCAGCCGGCGGATAAGAACGCAGTCCGGCCCCAGCACTTCACCATGAAGGTCGGCGAACCGCTCTACTTCGAGAAGACGGGCCCGGATCATTCCCTGCCGGCCCGCCGCGAGGTCACGGACAAGATCATGGATGCCATTGCCCTGCTCAGCGGCCAGGAACGGTCCACGAGCTACAACCAGAGCAAGTCCGTGGACTAG
- the uvrC gene encoding excinuclease ABC subunit UvrC has protein sequence MADPASYRPQTGEIPTTPGVYRFRDPHGRVIYVGKAKNLRSRLNSYFANPAGLLPKTHAMVHAASSVEWTVVGSELESLQLEYTWIKEFKPRFNVVFRDDKTYPYLAVTMGEKYPRVQVMRGERRKGTRYFGPYTAGAIRETMDTLLRVFPVRSCSAGVFKRAVSSGRPCLLGYIDKCSAPCVGRVTPDEHRVLAEDFCSFMGGEAKRFISRLEKEMASAVADLDYERAAGLRDDIIALRKVFERNAVVLAEDTDADIFALHDDELEASVQVFHVRGGRVRGQRGWVVEKVEDATTPELIEHLLQQVYGEDSEVQGRIPREVLVPENPSNHAELAEWLGGLRGAKVDIRVPQRGDKAALMSTVRENAEQALKLHKTRRAGDITVRSLALQELQEALDIPVPLLRIECFDISHVQGTNVVASMVVVEDGLPKKADYRKFSITGAAAADDTAAMHDVLTRRFRHYLADKVAQVPVVSGEISNPARPGSGRAGEVPPSDPTMPAPKAKFAYPPNLVVVDGGQPQVNAASRALAELGIDDVYVVGLAKRLEEVWLPDSDFPVILPRTSQGLYLLQRIRDEAHRFAITFHRQKRGKAMTVSVLDGVPGLGEAKRKALVAHFGSLKKIRAASVEELTSAKGIGPALAAAVVQHLGSTADSDEAAPAINMTTGEILES, from the coding sequence GTGGCAGATCCAGCAAGTTACCGACCCCAGACGGGTGAAATTCCCACCACGCCGGGTGTCTACCGTTTCCGCGACCCCCATGGCCGGGTCATCTATGTAGGCAAGGCCAAGAACCTCCGCTCGCGGCTGAACTCGTACTTCGCCAACCCGGCAGGTTTGCTCCCCAAGACCCATGCCATGGTCCACGCGGCCAGCAGCGTCGAATGGACCGTGGTTGGCAGTGAACTCGAGTCGCTGCAGCTCGAATACACGTGGATCAAGGAATTCAAGCCACGCTTCAATGTCGTCTTCCGTGACGACAAAACGTATCCCTACCTCGCGGTGACCATGGGCGAAAAATACCCCAGGGTGCAAGTCATGCGTGGCGAGCGGAGGAAAGGGACCAGGTACTTTGGGCCCTACACAGCCGGGGCCATCCGGGAAACCATGGACACCCTCCTGAGGGTATTCCCGGTCCGCAGCTGCAGTGCGGGAGTCTTCAAGCGGGCAGTATCCAGCGGACGGCCGTGCCTCCTTGGCTACATCGACAAATGTTCAGCGCCATGTGTCGGCAGGGTCACTCCCGATGAGCACCGGGTGCTCGCAGAGGACTTTTGTTCGTTCATGGGCGGAGAAGCCAAACGCTTCATCAGCCGGCTGGAGAAAGAGATGGCATCGGCGGTAGCCGACCTCGATTACGAGCGCGCGGCCGGGCTCAGGGATGACATCATCGCCCTGCGCAAGGTCTTTGAGCGCAACGCCGTGGTCCTCGCCGAAGACACCGATGCCGACATCTTCGCCTTGCATGATGACGAGCTGGAGGCCTCGGTCCAGGTCTTCCATGTGCGCGGCGGCCGAGTCCGCGGCCAGCGGGGATGGGTGGTTGAGAAGGTCGAGGATGCCACCACGCCCGAACTCATCGAACATCTGCTGCAGCAGGTCTATGGCGAAGACAGCGAAGTCCAGGGGCGCATCCCACGGGAAGTCCTTGTCCCGGAAAACCCCAGCAACCACGCAGAGCTCGCCGAATGGCTAGGAGGCCTGCGCGGCGCCAAGGTGGACATCAGGGTGCCCCAGCGAGGCGACAAGGCTGCTTTGATGTCCACTGTCCGCGAAAACGCGGAGCAGGCCCTCAAGTTGCACAAGACCCGGCGCGCCGGCGACATCACTGTCCGGTCCTTGGCGCTCCAAGAACTCCAGGAAGCCCTTGACATACCCGTGCCGCTGCTGCGCATCGAGTGCTTCGACATCTCGCATGTGCAAGGCACAAACGTGGTGGCGTCCATGGTGGTGGTCGAGGATGGCCTGCCCAAGAAAGCTGACTACCGCAAGTTCTCCATCACGGGTGCCGCAGCAGCAGACGACACCGCAGCCATGCATGACGTCCTGACGCGTAGGTTCCGGCATTACCTGGCGGATAAAGTCGCACAGGTGCCTGTTGTTTCCGGCGAAATCAGCAACCCTGCACGGCCCGGAAGCGGCCGCGCAGGTGAGGTGCCGCCGTCGGACCCCACCATGCCCGCACCCAAAGCCAAGTTCGCCTACCCACCCAACCTGGTGGTGGTGGACGGCGGACAACCGCAGGTCAACGCGGCATCGCGTGCCCTTGCGGAGTTGGGAATCGACGACGTCTACGTCGTGGGCCTCGCCAAGCGGCTTGAAGAAGTCTGGTTGCCCGACAGCGACTTCCCGGTGATCCTGCCCCGAACCTCCCAGGGCCTGTACTTGCTCCAGCGGATTCGTGACGAAGCCCACCGCTTTGCCATCACCTTCCACCGGCAAAAGCGCGGCAAGGCCATGACAGTTTCCGTGCTGGACGGGGTGCCAGGCCTCGGTGAAGCCAAACGCAAGGCCTTGGTGGCCCATTTCGGGTCACTCAAGAAAATCCGCGCCGCGTCGGTGGAGGAGCTCACCTCCGCCAAGGGCATCGGCCCTGCTTTGGCTGCCG